A window from Actinomycetospora corticicola encodes these proteins:
- a CDS encoding alpha/beta fold hydrolase: METRRIRLGELEVAYLTTGPEDGPPAVLLHGYPDTAWSWRYLAPVLAARGYRVVAPFQRGYAPTGLAPDGCYQSGALVADAVALRRALGDRRPALLVGHDWGAVAAYGAAVFAPDLWDRVVTMAVPPLATAAEVRDPRLVGEQLRASWYTVFQQLPWVSEAVLDRLVPQLWADWSPGHEASGDVPRVLAALDTPARRTAALSYYRAWLQPWHRSPRYRREERAVFGLPVHPLLYLFGSEDGCVRPELSRLAAPLCETVEVPGAGHFLPVERPDAVAAAVTAFLDR; the protein is encoded by the coding sequence GTGGAGACGCGGCGCATCCGCCTCGGCGAGCTCGAGGTGGCCTACCTGACGACGGGGCCCGAGGACGGGCCGCCGGCGGTGCTGCTGCACGGCTACCCCGACACGGCGTGGTCGTGGCGGTACCTCGCGCCGGTGCTGGCCGCCCGCGGGTACCGGGTGGTGGCGCCGTTCCAGCGCGGCTACGCGCCGACCGGGCTGGCGCCGGACGGCTGCTACCAGTCGGGTGCGCTCGTCGCCGACGCCGTCGCGCTCCGTCGTGCGCTGGGCGACCGACGGCCGGCCCTGCTGGTGGGGCACGACTGGGGCGCGGTCGCCGCCTACGGGGCCGCAGTGTTCGCGCCCGACCTCTGGGACCGCGTCGTCACGATGGCCGTGCCGCCCCTGGCGACGGCGGCGGAGGTGCGGGACCCGCGGCTCGTCGGGGAACAGCTCCGGGCGAGCTGGTACACCGTCTTCCAGCAGCTGCCCTGGGTCTCCGAGGCGGTCCTCGACCGGCTCGTCCCGCAGCTCTGGGCCGACTGGTCGCCGGGCCACGAGGCGAGCGGGGACGTCCCCCGGGTCCTGGCCGCGCTCGACACCCCGGCCCGGCGCACCGCCGCGTTGAGCTACTACCGCGCATGGCTGCAGCCCTGGCACCGTTCCCCGCGCTACCGCCGGGAGGAGCGGGCGGTGTTCGGCCTGCCCGTCCACCCGCTGCTCTACCTCTTCGGCAGCGAGGACGGGTGTGTCCGCCCGGAGCTGAGCCGCCTCGCGGCGCCGCTCTGCGAGACCGTCGAGGTCCCCGGCGCCGGCCACTTCCTCCCGGTCGAGCGTCCGGACGCGGTGGCGGCCGCGGTCACCGCCTTCCTCGACCGGTAG
- a CDS encoding aldo/keto reductase: MSLPTTTLGDGLQVSALGFGGMALSDVYGATDPDAGVRTLHAALDAGVTFLDTADVYGTAREGTTGPSGTNEELIARVLADRRDEVQLATKFGITGQVGNGATPTRGDREYVRQACENSLRRLGTDHIDLYYMHRRQLDLPITETVTAMAELVAEGKVRHLGLSEVTATELAEASAVHPIAAVQSEWSIWSRDVEANVVPKAVELGVGFVPYSPLGRGFLTGTMTAERVSQTLLAKSPRFSEHLEANQEVVDVVRAVADELGATAAQVALAWVYAQGAAFGVPTVPIPGTRSAERVVENAGAVALTLSAEQKSRLDAAADLVQGSRNFSFASDDWISSGRE; the protein is encoded by the coding sequence ATGAGTCTCCCGACCACCACCCTCGGCGACGGACTGCAGGTCAGCGCGCTCGGCTTCGGCGGCATGGCGCTGTCCGACGTCTACGGCGCCACCGACCCGGACGCCGGTGTCCGCACGCTGCACGCGGCCCTCGACGCCGGGGTCACGTTCCTCGACACCGCCGATGTCTACGGCACCGCCCGCGAGGGCACGACCGGACCGTCGGGTACCAACGAGGAGCTGATCGCGCGCGTTCTGGCCGACCGGCGCGACGAGGTCCAGCTGGCCACCAAGTTCGGGATCACCGGGCAGGTCGGCAACGGCGCGACGCCGACGCGGGGCGACCGCGAGTACGTCCGGCAGGCCTGCGAGAACTCGTTGCGCCGCCTCGGGACCGACCACATCGACCTCTACTACATGCACCGCCGCCAGCTCGACCTGCCGATCACCGAGACCGTGACGGCGATGGCGGAGCTCGTCGCCGAGGGCAAGGTCCGGCACCTCGGGCTCTCCGAGGTCACCGCCACGGAGCTCGCCGAGGCGTCCGCGGTGCACCCGATCGCCGCCGTGCAGAGCGAGTGGAGCATCTGGTCGCGCGACGTCGAGGCCAACGTGGTGCCGAAGGCGGTCGAGCTCGGCGTCGGGTTCGTGCCCTACAGCCCGCTCGGACGGGGGTTCCTCACCGGCACGATGACCGCGGAACGGGTCTCGCAGACGCTGCTCGCGAAGTCCCCGCGGTTCTCCGAGCACCTCGAGGCCAACCAGGAGGTGGTCGACGTGGTCCGTGCGGTCGCCGACGAGCTCGGCGCCACGGCGGCGCAGGTCGCCCTCGCCTGGGTCTACGCACAGGGCGCGGCGTTCGGCGTCCCGACGGTGCCGATCCCGGGCACCCGGTCGGCCGAGCGTGTCGTCGAGAACGCCGGCGCGGTGGCCCTGACGCTCTCCGCCGAGCAGAAGTCCCGGCTCGACGCCGCCGCCGACCTGGTGCAGGGCAGCCGCAACTTCTCCTTCGCCTCCGACGACTGGATCTCCTCCGGCCGCGAGTGA
- a CDS encoding MarR family transcriptional regulator, which translates to MPTSWSDLGTSVLTRAAARAQTVLSRRLAEAGSSAFEYRVLTVLAGVEHRTQADLGRAAALDRSDVTATVRTLDGKGLVTRRPDPEHARRVLVALSPGGTATYAELAIVVHEAQSEVFGALDRDERAQLTALLRRLDP; encoded by the coding sequence GTGCCCACCTCCTGGTCCGACCTCGGGACCTCCGTGCTCACCCGCGCCGCCGCCCGGGCGCAGACCGTGCTGTCCCGTCGGCTCGCCGAGGCCGGGTCGAGCGCGTTCGAGTACCGCGTCCTGACGGTGCTCGCGGGCGTCGAGCACCGCACGCAGGCCGACCTGGGCCGGGCCGCCGCGCTGGACCGCAGCGACGTGACGGCCACGGTCCGGACGCTCGACGGCAAGGGCCTCGTGACCCGCCGTCCGGACCCGGAGCACGCCCGACGGGTGCTGGTGGCCCTCTCCCCCGGCGGCACGGCCACCTACGCCGAGCTGGCGATCGTGGTGCACGAGGCGCAGTCCGAGGTGTTCGGTGCCCTGGACCGCGACGAACGCGCGCAATTGACCGCGCTGCTCCGCCGGCTGGACCCCTGA
- a CDS encoding GAF and ANTAR domain-containing protein, whose amino-acid sequence MTTERDWQAARRRFVEDTEGAGGGASRNGGSRTLVAELGPLGDQFLALARDLFSVPPEAGVLGVLERIVERAHDLAPGASMVSVTLREANGSFHTPVETDALATRADHIQYETGEGPCVEAVADSSSGSTHSRDLARDPRYPRFGPRVAQLGMTAVVATGMFPESDLPRLGALNYYFSSAEHLDDVDEDMMLLLAAHGAVALQAAQRVEAERLRTAQLTDALQSRDVIGQAKGILMQRRGVDADEAFDILRRASQDLNVKIRDIATTIASRRAEL is encoded by the coding sequence ATGACGACGGAGCGGGATTGGCAGGCGGCCAGGCGTCGGTTCGTCGAGGACACGGAGGGCGCCGGGGGAGGCGCGAGCCGCAACGGTGGCAGCCGGACGCTCGTGGCCGAGCTGGGTCCGCTCGGCGACCAGTTCCTCGCCCTCGCGCGTGACCTGTTCTCCGTCCCGCCCGAGGCCGGCGTCCTCGGTGTGCTGGAGCGGATCGTGGAGCGTGCGCACGACCTCGCGCCGGGCGCGTCGATGGTGTCGGTGACGCTGCGCGAGGCGAACGGCTCGTTCCACACGCCGGTCGAGACCGACGCGCTCGCCACCCGGGCCGACCACATCCAGTACGAGACCGGGGAGGGGCCCTGCGTCGAGGCGGTCGCCGACTCGAGCTCCGGGTCCACCCACAGCCGCGATCTCGCCCGCGACCCGCGCTATCCCCGCTTCGGCCCGCGGGTCGCGCAGCTCGGGATGACCGCCGTCGTCGCGACCGGGATGTTCCCCGAGAGCGACCTGCCGCGGCTGGGCGCGCTCAACTACTACTTCAGCTCGGCCGAGCACCTCGACGACGTCGACGAGGACATGATGCTGCTCCTGGCCGCGCACGGGGCGGTGGCGCTGCAGGCCGCGCAGCGGGTGGAGGCCGAGCGCCTGCGCACGGCGCAGCTCACCGATGCGCTCCAGTCCCGGGACGTCATCGGTCAGGCCAAGGGCATCCTCATGCAGCGTCGTGGGGTCGACGCCGACGAGGCCTTCGACATCCTCCGCCGGGCGTCGCAGGACCTGAACGTCAAGATCCGCGACATCGCGACGACGATCGCCTCCCGCCGCGCAGAGCTCTGA
- a CDS encoding ANTAR domain-containing protein, producing MDSKDLIASSARLSHELLAIIHDEPSSLDRIAAGLAHAAVVPLPDHDVAVTLVLDRNRATRAATSRPARELAALEGRLGSGPTTRAMSELRAAGPGDARPFPDAWTDAVTGAGYRDVLAVPIVIAGAAAGAITLFARTEPDGGHEREIAEVLAHQAVLVVEGGRRLVQLRDAVASRDVIGQAKGILMNRYRIDAATAFSRLVEASQDMNVKLVDIARWYVTDQDGSATSPQPS from the coding sequence GTGGATTCGAAGGACCTCATCGCCTCGTCCGCACGTCTGTCGCACGAGCTGCTCGCGATCATCCACGACGAGCCGTCGTCGCTCGACCGCATCGCCGCCGGTCTGGCGCACGCCGCCGTCGTACCGCTGCCCGACCACGACGTCGCCGTCACCCTCGTGCTGGACCGGAACCGCGCGACCCGCGCGGCCACGTCCCGTCCGGCCCGGGAGCTCGCCGCGCTCGAGGGCCGGCTCGGTAGCGGTCCGACGACGCGGGCCATGTCGGAGCTGCGCGCAGCGGGCCCCGGCGACGCCCGACCGTTCCCCGACGCCTGGACCGACGCCGTGACCGGTGCCGGCTACCGCGACGTGCTCGCGGTCCCGATCGTCATCGCGGGTGCCGCCGCCGGCGCGATCACGCTCTTCGCGCGCACCGAGCCGGACGGCGGGCACGAGCGGGAGATCGCCGAGGTCCTCGCCCACCAGGCGGTGCTGGTCGTCGAGGGCGGCCGGCGGTTGGTGCAGCTCCGCGACGCCGTGGCCAGCCGCGACGTCATCGGCCAGGCCAAGGGCATCCTCATGAACCGCTACCGGATCGACGCGGCGACGGCGTTCTCCCGACTCGTCGAGGCGTCGCAGGACATGAACGTCAAGCTCGTCGACATCGCCCGGTGGTACGTGACCGACCAGGACGGCAGCGCGACGTCACCCCAGCCGTCGTGA
- a CDS encoding DUF72 domain-containing protein produces the protein MDAGRVRIGTSGWTYDHWQGAFYPDGLAKRRRLEHLATRLDAAEINGTFYSLQRASTFRRWAAETGEDFRFAVKGSRYITHMKRLHDVEEALGRFLASGPLALREKLGPVLWQLPPATRWDAELIGGFLAGLPRTTVAAAERARPYADRVRDPCTEVDVDRPLRHALEVRHPSFRDPAVVRTLRDLDVSLVVSDGAGEFPRFDDVTADPVYVRLHGDAELYRSGYSDDALADWAARIGSWAAGESSASADTIAPGEPAPAVPRDVWVFFDNDGGAHAPRDALALTARTRGRTCGPPG, from the coding sequence ATGGACGCGGGCCGGGTGCGCATCGGCACGTCGGGCTGGACCTACGACCACTGGCAGGGCGCCTTCTACCCCGACGGTCTCGCGAAGCGGCGCCGCCTCGAGCACCTCGCCACCCGGCTGGACGCGGCGGAGATCAACGGGACGTTCTACTCCCTGCAGCGGGCGTCGACGTTCCGCCGGTGGGCGGCGGAGACGGGGGAGGACTTCCGCTTCGCGGTGAAGGGCAGCCGCTACATCACGCACATGAAGCGTCTGCACGACGTCGAGGAGGCCCTGGGCCGGTTCCTGGCCTCGGGTCCGCTGGCCCTGAGGGAGAAGCTCGGCCCGGTGCTCTGGCAGCTGCCGCCCGCCACGCGCTGGGACGCCGAGCTGATCGGCGGGTTCCTGGCCGGACTGCCCCGCACCACCGTCGCGGCCGCCGAGCGCGCGCGGCCGTACGCGGACCGGGTCCGGGACCCGTGCACCGAGGTCGACGTCGACCGCCCCCTGCGTCACGCGCTCGAGGTGCGGCACCCGAGCTTCCGCGACCCCGCCGTCGTCCGGACCCTGCGCGACCTGGACGTCTCCCTCGTCGTCTCCGACGGCGCGGGGGAGTTCCCCCGGTTCGACGACGTCACGGCCGACCCGGTCTACGTACGGCTGCACGGCGACGCGGAGCTCTACCGCAGCGGGTACTCCGACGACGCCCTGGCGGACTGGGCGGCCCGCATCGGGTCGTGGGCGGCGGGGGAGTCGTCCGCCTCCGCGGACACCATCGCGCCGGGCGAGCCCGCCCCGGCGGTCCCGCGCGACGTGTGGGTCTTCTTCGACAACGACGGCGGGGCCCACGCCCCGCGCGACGCGCTCGCCCTGACGGCTCGTACCCGTGGTCGGACCTGTGGTCCTCCCGGGTGA
- a CDS encoding MOSC domain-containing protein, which yields MGVIESVNVGVERAILAKTGRSGIDKRPVAGAVSVDVPAPGCSGLPGDPVSDTENHGGPDQAVYAYAREDLEAWVPTLGPLRAGTFGENLTTRELDVTGARIGERWHVGDSLVLQVTGPRIPCRTFAAWLDRAGWVREFTTAGVPGAYLRVVEPGPVRAGDRVVVERPDHQVTIGLAFRALMTAPELLPELLPALSSLPADVRERLLRRLPAR from the coding sequence GTGGGCGTGATCGAGTCGGTGAACGTCGGCGTGGAGCGGGCGATCCTCGCGAAGACCGGGCGTTCCGGGATCGACAAGCGCCCGGTCGCCGGCGCGGTGTCGGTCGACGTCCCGGCCCCGGGGTGCAGCGGCCTCCCCGGCGACCCCGTCAGCGACACCGAAAACCACGGCGGCCCGGACCAGGCGGTCTACGCCTACGCCCGCGAGGACCTCGAGGCCTGGGTCCCGACGCTGGGACCGCTGCGCGCGGGGACGTTCGGTGAGAACCTGACGACCCGGGAGCTCGACGTCACCGGGGCACGGATCGGCGAGCGCTGGCACGTCGGAGACTCGCTCGTCCTGCAGGTCACGGGCCCGCGCATCCCCTGCCGCACCTTCGCCGCCTGGCTGGACCGCGCGGGGTGGGTCCGGGAGTTCACGACGGCGGGTGTCCCGGGCGCCTACCTGCGCGTGGTCGAGCCGGGCCCGGTGCGGGCCGGTGACCGGGTCGTCGTCGAGCGCCCCGACCACCAGGTGACGATCGGTCTCGCCTTCCGTGCACTGATGACCGCCCCCGAGCTCCTCCCCGAGCTCCTCCCGGCCCTGTCGTCGCTGCCGGCGGACGTGCGGGAACGTCTGCTGCGGCGTCTCCCGGCCCGGTGA
- a CDS encoding efflux RND transporter periplasmic adaptor subunit, with protein sequence MSTPQDTATGDDTATPADGTPEPAKRRPLKRSTKIALAVIIVVALLAAIAFAVSYFLNASRFVSTDNAQVDGTQIPIVAPASGTLTGWDVSVGTVVRKNQVLGRVELQGAYVQPQLPIRAPADATVATTNTAEGAYLTAGSQLAIAYDPTDVYVTARVDETDIDEVQVGRPVDFTVDAYPGRTFRGYVDQIQGGAAAVFSPFPQSNSGGNFQKVTQVIPVRVGITDMQGADLIPGMNVTVDIHKPGE encoded by the coding sequence GTGAGCACACCCCAGGACACCGCGACGGGCGACGACACCGCCACCCCGGCGGACGGCACCCCGGAACCCGCGAAGCGCCGGCCGCTCAAGCGCTCGACGAAGATCGCCCTCGCGGTGATCATCGTGGTCGCGCTGCTGGCCGCGATCGCCTTCGCGGTGTCGTACTTCCTCAACGCCAGCCGCTTCGTCTCCACCGACAACGCGCAGGTCGACGGGACCCAGATCCCGATCGTCGCGCCGGCGAGCGGCACCCTCACCGGCTGGGACGTCTCGGTCGGCACGGTGGTGCGCAAGAACCAGGTCCTCGGCCGGGTCGAGCTGCAGGGTGCCTACGTGCAGCCCCAGCTCCCGATCCGGGCACCCGCCGACGCCACCGTCGCCACCACCAACACCGCCGAGGGCGCCTACCTCACCGCCGGCAGCCAGCTCGCCATCGCCTACGACCCGACCGACGTCTACGTGACCGCCCGCGTGGACGAGACCGACATCGACGAGGTGCAGGTGGGCCGACCGGTCGACTTCACCGTCGACGCCTACCCGGGCCGGACCTTCCGCGGCTACGTCGACCAGATCCAGGGCGGTGCGGCCGCCGTGTTCTCCCCGTTCCCGCAGTCGAACTCCGGCGGGAACTTCCAGAAGGTCACCCAGGTCATCCCCGTGCGCGTCGGCATCACCGACATGCAGGGCGCGGACCTCATCCCGGGCATGAACGTCACCGTGGACATCCACAAGCCGGGGGAGTAG